Proteins encoded by one window of uncultured Ilyobacter sp.:
- a CDS encoding LytTR family DNA-binding domain-containing protein, which translates to MKCIILDDEYPSREELKYFIENFSSLEVVQEFEDPLEVLKYLQENNVDIIFLDINMPNLDGMSLGKLISKFNKKPEMVFITAYDHYAVDAFDIQAFDYIMKPYSEERIVNTLKRLENRPGIKSDESKESQIHSKLTICKGDKMQVLSLDEVYYCEACERETKIFTEKDIYISKLKISDLESKLPKEMFFRCHRSYIVNIDKISEIIPWFNSTYNIKFKSLKDEVPVSRGKVKEFKDIMNIK; encoded by the coding sequence ATGAAGTGTATAATACTAGATGATGAATATCCTTCAAGAGAGGAGTTAAAATATTTTATAGAAAATTTTAGCAGTTTAGAGGTTGTTCAGGAGTTTGAGGATCCTTTGGAGGTGCTCAAATACCTTCAGGAAAATAATGTGGATATTATATTTCTAGATATAAACATGCCAAATCTAGATGGAATGAGTCTCGGAAAACTTATTTCAAAATTCAACAAAAAGCCGGAGATGGTTTTTATCACTGCATATGATCACTATGCAGTGGACGCCTTTGATATACAGGCTTTTGATTATATTATGAAACCTTATTCAGAAGAAAGAATAGTCAACACTTTAAAAAGGCTTGAAAACAGACCTGGGATAAAATCCGATGAAAGTAAAGAATCTCAAATTCACTCAAAACTGACAATATGTAAGGGAGATAAAATGCAGGTTTTATCCTTAGATGAAGTATATTATTGTGAAGCCTGTGAAAGAGAGACAAAAATATTTACAGAAAAAGATATCTATATATCCAAACTGAAAATTTCAGATTTGGAAAGCAAGCTTCCCAAAGAGATGTTTTTTAGGTGTCACAGGTCCTATATAGTGAATATAGATAAAATATCAGAGATAATCCCATGGTTTAACAGTACTTACAATATTAAATTCAAGAGTCTCAAAGACGAGGTGCCTGTAAGTCGTGGTAAAGTAAAGGAGTTTAAAGATATTATGAATATAAAATAA
- a CDS encoding AAA family ATPase, which produces MYLKKIDIKNWKSIEDESIELENLMLLIGGANHGKSSIFSAILFFLGERNYRKKDKRKYGDTVEIEGEFQIVSLEKLKKLKPYLDKNDELVLRITGGDDGFTYKVVKEYKSMEIKWNDYRDIIKNIEVVFIPSVAATSKELTDFFYKKLLTVLDNEGACDKVIIEEIKTVYSVLQQDYASRGLQRNVIFNIARILSRESRKKKRSILGSTLILYEEPELYLHPQAERELYNTLVHLSKFGTQIYVCTHSSNFVGLKQYRSICIVRRDERGTKVFQNRKRLFSRDEVKRFNMNYWINPDRSELFFAKKVILVEGQTDKILLPYLAECIGVYKYEYSIIECGSKSTIPQFIRLLNGFKIPYTAVYDKDNHKWRTEYDKENAEFKNKGIQRSINYSIGSYVEFENDIEEEIDSSARERKNYRHKPFMALKRVMAKDYVIPYQLRIKVEKIFK; this is translated from the coding sequence ATGTACCTAAAAAAAATCGATATAAAAAACTGGAAGTCAATAGAGGATGAAAGTATAGAACTAGAGAATCTCATGCTGTTAATAGGGGGAGCAAATCACGGGAAATCTAGTATTTTTTCAGCAATACTGTTTTTTCTAGGAGAGCGAAACTACCGAAAAAAAGATAAGAGAAAATATGGGGATACGGTAGAAATAGAGGGGGAATTTCAGATAGTGTCCCTTGAAAAGCTGAAGAAACTGAAACCTTATTTGGATAAAAATGATGAGCTTGTCTTGAGAATAACAGGTGGGGACGACGGATTCACCTATAAGGTAGTCAAAGAGTACAAGAGTATGGAGATAAAATGGAATGATTACCGAGATATCATAAAAAATATAGAGGTTGTTTTTATTCCCTCAGTGGCAGCAACGTCAAAAGAACTTACTGATTTTTTCTATAAAAAACTTCTCACAGTCCTTGATAATGAAGGTGCCTGTGACAAGGTAATTATCGAAGAAATAAAGACTGTCTATTCTGTCTTGCAGCAGGATTATGCAAGTAGGGGCCTTCAGAGAAATGTAATATTTAACATTGCCAGGATTCTTTCTAGGGAATCTAGGAAGAAAAAAAGAAGTATACTGGGCAGCACCTTGATTTTATATGAAGAACCGGAACTTTATCTACACCCCCAGGCAGAGAGGGAACTTTACAACACACTGGTACATCTTTCTAAATTTGGGACCCAGATATATGTATGCACCCACTCTAGCAACTTTGTAGGCTTGAAGCAGTACAGATCCATATGTATAGTAAGGCGGGATGAAAGAGGAACCAAGGTATTTCAAAATAGAAAAAGACTTTTTTCCAGAGATGAGGTTAAAAGATTTAACATGAACTACTGGATAAATCCAGACAGAAGTGAACTTTTTTTTGCCAAAAAGGTTATCCTTGTGGAGGGACAGACAGATAAGATACTTCTTCCCTATCTCGCAGAATGTATAGGGGTCTATAAATATGAATATTCTATAATAGAGTGCGGTAGTAAAAGCACTATACCTCAGTTTATACGTCTCTTAAATGGGTTTAAAATACCATACACAGCTGTATATGATAAGGATAACCATAAATGGAGAACTGAATATGACAAAGAAAACGCAGAATTTAAAAATAAGGGGATTCAGAGGAGTATAAATTATTCCATAGGAAGTTACGTGGAGTTTGAAAATGATATAGAGGAAGAGATAGACAGCAGTGCCAGAGAGAGGAAAAACTATAGGCACAAACCCTTTATGGCGCTAAAAAGGGTTATGGCAAAAGATTATGTCATACCTTATCAACTTAGAATTAAAGTGGAAAAAATATTTAAATAA
- a CDS encoding pyruvate carboxylase produces MSRKFKRVLVANRGEIAIRIIRACKELGIRAVAIYSEEDKTSLFRMKADEAYMIGKNKGPIDAYLSIDEIIRLAKKKGVDAIHPGYGFLSENPEFARKCEEAGIEFIGPTAEMMDSLGDKIKSKIVASKVGVPTIPGVDKPIKSEEDLLSFSETCGYPIMLKAAAGGGGRGMRIVRNHSELIDSYRSAKNEAMKAFGIDDIFVEKYVEEPKHIEVQILGDKFGNIVHLYERDCSVQRRHQKVVEITPALTLSDEKRKIICEDAIKIAKSVNYRNAGTLEFLVDKDENHYFIEMNPRVQVEHTISEMVTGIDIVQSQILVAEGYSLESEKIGIPSQDSIEAKGYSIQCRITTEDPVNNFAPDTGKIDVYRTGSGFGIRLDGGNGYSGAVISPYYDSLLVKIISHGRTFEDARRKVLRSIKETKVTGVKTNVAFLINVLNHPVFAKGECNTSFIGKHSELFENSVKHDFEGNVIKFIAEKVVNETHGAEKDFDVPVVPGAKKPETLYGTKQILEEKGPQGVVEWIKAQNKLLLTDTTMRDAHQSLMATRVRTTDMTKIAKDTSILAKDLFSLGCWGGATFDVSYRFLKESPWERLREIRKRVPNVLLQMLIRGSNAVGYKNYPDNVIKEFIKQASDNGVDVFRIFDSLNWVKGMELSIQEVIKNGKIAEACICYTGDILDSKKSKYTLQYYIDKAKEIEKTGAHILGIKDMSALLKPYAAFKLVKALKENISIPIHLHTHDTTGNGVATCLMAAEAGVDIVDTAFDAMSGLTSQPSLNSIVAALENTERDTGINLEDVQKISDYWNAVRPVYAKFESGLKSGSTEIYKYEIPGGQYSNLKPQIESFGLGHRFNEIKEMYGKVNTMLGDIVKVTPSSKMVGDLGIFMVKNDLTPENFLEKGKDMAFPDSVVAYFKGMMGQPDGGFPEDIQKIVLKGEKAITCRPGELLPPEDFDAIMKNLSVKHGINATMEDAISYALYPDVFEAYLEYLKEYGDFSSIGSDIYFHGLAEGETCEVKIGEGEALVITLLQISKVDSEGYRTVTFELNGNRTEVRVKDKSQKVFSVEDSEVKMADSGNERHIGSSIPGTVTKVLVKEGEEVTENQVVVIIEAMKMETNITAKSAGVIKKIYAKEGQGVKAGQLLIKMAE; encoded by the coding sequence ATGTCTAGAAAGTTTAAAAGAGTTTTAGTTGCAAATAGGGGTGAAATTGCAATAAGAATAATAAGGGCGTGTAAGGAGCTGGGCATAAGGGCTGTGGCTATATATTCTGAAGAGGACAAAACTTCTCTTTTCAGAATGAAAGCAGATGAGGCCTATATGATAGGTAAGAACAAGGGTCCTATCGATGCCTATCTTTCCATAGATGAAATAATCAGGCTTGCCAAGAAAAAGGGAGTGGATGCGATACATCCTGGATACGGCTTTCTTTCTGAAAATCCTGAATTTGCAAGAAAATGTGAGGAGGCTGGGATAGAATTCATAGGTCCTACAGCTGAGATGATGGATAGTCTAGGGGATAAAATAAAGTCTAAAATAGTGGCATCTAAAGTGGGAGTTCCTACTATTCCAGGAGTGGATAAGCCTATAAAGTCAGAAGAGGATCTACTTTCTTTTTCAGAAACATGTGGTTATCCTATAATGCTAAAAGCTGCCGCCGGTGGTGGTGGCCGTGGGATGCGTATAGTGAGAAATCATTCTGAGTTAATTGACTCTTACAGAAGTGCAAAAAATGAAGCCATGAAAGCCTTCGGAATAGATGATATATTTGTGGAAAAGTATGTGGAGGAGCCAAAGCATATAGAGGTTCAGATATTAGGAGATAAATTTGGAAATATAGTGCATCTCTATGAAAGAGACTGCTCTGTACAAAGAAGACACCAAAAAGTTGTGGAGATAACGCCAGCACTTACTCTTTCAGATGAAAAAAGAAAAATCATATGTGAAGATGCAATTAAAATAGCCAAATCCGTTAATTACAGAAATGCAGGTACACTGGAGTTTTTGGTGGACAAAGATGAAAATCACTACTTCATCGAGATGAATCCTAGAGTGCAGGTAGAGCATACTATCAGTGAGATGGTAACAGGGATAGACATTGTACAGAGTCAGATATTGGTGGCCGAGGGTTACAGTCTAGAATCTGAGAAGATAGGAATACCGTCACAGGATAGTATAGAGGCCAAGGGCTACTCTATCCAGTGTAGAATTACTACAGAAGACCCAGTAAATAACTTTGCACCGGATACAGGAAAGATAGATGTGTACAGGACAGGTTCCGGTTTTGGAATACGTCTCGACGGAGGAAATGGATATTCAGGAGCGGTAATTAGCCCGTATTATGACAGTCTTTTGGTAAAAATAATCTCTCATGGAAGGACTTTTGAGGACGCTAGAAGAAAAGTACTGCGTTCTATAAAAGAGACAAAAGTTACTGGAGTAAAAACAAATGTTGCTTTCCTTATAAATGTTCTAAACCATCCTGTATTTGCAAAGGGAGAGTGTAACACGAGTTTCATTGGAAAACATAGTGAATTATTTGAAAATTCCGTAAAACATGACTTTGAAGGAAATGTGATAAAGTTCATAGCAGAAAAGGTAGTAAATGAAACTCATGGTGCAGAAAAAGACTTTGATGTTCCTGTAGTTCCGGGAGCTAAAAAACCTGAAACTCTCTATGGAACTAAGCAGATTCTGGAAGAAAAAGGACCTCAGGGAGTGGTGGAGTGGATCAAGGCTCAGAATAAACTCCTTCTGACAGATACCACTATGAGAGACGCACATCAGTCTCTAATGGCTACACGTGTGAGAACAACAGATATGACAAAAATAGCAAAGGATACTTCTATCCTGGCTAAAGATCTATTTTCATTAGGATGCTGGGGAGGAGCTACATTTGACGTATCCTATAGATTCCTGAAGGAATCTCCTTGGGAGAGACTGAGAGAGATAAGAAAGAGAGTTCCTAATGTGCTTCTTCAGATGCTCATCAGAGGTTCTAATGCTGTGGGTTATAAGAATTATCCTGATAATGTAATCAAAGAATTCATAAAGCAGGCTTCTGATAATGGAGTGGATGTTTTTAGAATCTTTGATTCGCTGAATTGGGTAAAGGGTATGGAGCTTTCTATTCAGGAAGTAATAAAAAACGGAAAAATTGCTGAGGCATGTATATGTTACACAGGAGATATACTTGACAGTAAAAAAAGCAAGTATACACTTCAGTACTATATAGATAAGGCAAAGGAGATAGAAAAAACAGGGGCACACATTTTAGGAATAAAAGATATGTCGGCTCTTTTGAAACCTTATGCAGCCTTTAAACTTGTAAAGGCTCTGAAAGAAAATATATCTATACCAATACATCTACATACTCATGATACTACAGGAAACGGAGTGGCTACCTGTCTCATGGCGGCAGAAGCCGGGGTGGATATAGTGGATACAGCCTTTGATGCCATGTCAGGACTTACAAGTCAGCCGTCTCTAAACTCTATAGTTGCAGCCCTTGAGAATACAGAAAGGGATACTGGAATTAATCTTGAAGATGTTCAAAAGATATCTGACTATTGGAATGCAGTAAGGCCTGTTTATGCCAAGTTTGAGTCTGGTCTTAAGTCTGGTTCTACGGAAATATATAAGTATGAAATACCAGGAGGACAGTATTCAAACTTAAAGCCCCAGATAGAAAGTTTTGGACTCGGGCACAGATTCAATGAAATAAAAGAGATGTACGGGAAAGTAAATACTATGCTTGGAGATATTGTAAAGGTAACTCCGTCTTCGAAGATGGTTGGAGACCTTGGTATATTCATGGTCAAGAATGATCTGACTCCTGAGAATTTCCTGGAAAAAGGTAAGGATATGGCATTCCCAGATTCAGTGGTGGCATATTTTAAAGGAATGATGGGACAGCCTGATGGAGGGTTCCCTGAAGATATTCAAAAGATTGTTTTGAAGGGTGAAAAAGCTATAACGTGCAGACCTGGAGAGCTTCTTCCACCTGAGGACTTTGATGCAATCATGAAAAATCTAAGTGTTAAACACGGAATAAATGCAACCATGGAAGACGCAATAAGTTATGCACTTTACCCTGACGTTTTTGAAGCATATTTAGAGTATTTGAAGGAGTATGGAGACTTTAGCTCTATAGGCAGTGACATCTACTTCCACGGACTTGCAGAGGGTGAGACGTGTGAAGTTAAAATTGGAGAGGGGGAAGCTCTTGTGATAACTCTTCTTCAAATTTCTAAAGTGGATTCAGAAGGATACAGAACTGTAACCTTTGAACTCAATGGAAACAGAACTGAGGTAAGGGTGAAAGATAAATCTCAGAAGGTGTTCTCAGTAGAAGATTCAGAGGTAAAAATGGCTGACTCTGGAAATGAGAGACATATAGGGTCAAGCATTCCTGGAACTGTTACAAAAGTCCTGGTAAAAGAGGGAGAGGAAGTGACAGAAAATCAGGTTGTTGTTATAATAGAGGCTATGAAGATGGAAACAAATATAACTGCAAAAAGTGCAGGAGTTATAAAAAAAATCTATGCAAAAGAAGGCCAGGGGGTAAAAGCGGGACAATTGCTTATCAAGATGGCCGAATAA
- a CDS encoding threonine/serine exporter family protein: MITDKILKLSTHAGKIILENGGETYRVENTVCKICEMYGYSADCFATLTGIMASLEDQDGNISSIIVRISKRGTNLDKIHRVNLLANEAYKQTPEEFMRSLKSIEIKKPYPMHLNFLAYAFCAASFSVIFGGSYRDFIVAMIIGGALNIFIRISNKLEINYFIINSVGGAICAVIGVFFVKIEVADNLDKIIIGSLMLLVPGLALTNAVRDIIAGDFMAGMARGVEALLIATSLAIGTGAVLTLML; the protein is encoded by the coding sequence ATGATTACAGATAAAATATTAAAACTCTCCACCCACGCAGGAAAAATAATCCTCGAAAACGGTGGAGAAACTTACAGGGTGGAAAATACCGTATGCAAAATATGTGAAATGTACGGTTATTCTGCCGACTGCTTTGCCACTCTCACAGGAATAATGGCCTCGCTAGAGGACCAGGATGGTAACATATCTTCCATAATAGTTAGGATCTCAAAACGGGGCACCAATCTCGACAAAATACACCGAGTAAACCTATTAGCCAATGAAGCTTACAAGCAGACTCCTGAAGAATTTATGAGATCACTAAAATCCATTGAAATTAAAAAACCTTACCCTATGCACCTGAATTTCTTGGCCTATGCCTTTTGTGCAGCATCTTTCTCAGTTATTTTCGGGGGCTCCTACAGGGATTTCATTGTTGCAATGATTATAGGGGGAGCTTTAAATATTTTCATCCGTATATCCAACAAATTGGAAATAAATTATTTTATCATCAATAGTGTCGGTGGTGCAATATGTGCAGTAATAGGAGTTTTCTTTGTAAAAATTGAAGTCGCAGATAATTTAGACAAGATAATTATCGGCTCACTCATGCTTTTAGTTCCAGGATTAGCCCTTACAAACGCTGTCAGGGACATTATTGCAGGAGATTTTATGGCCGGAATGGCCCGTGGTGTAGAGGCTCTGCTTATAGCCACCTCTTTAGCTATAGGAACAGGAGCCGTTCTTACATTAATGTTATAA
- a CDS encoding threonine/serine exporter family protein gives MIKQVLFSLLATFCFAIIFNIRGKKLFFTSIGGGISWLTYLLCINAGYSISFSYFLSSIALTLFSEIFARYLETPVTTILICGLIPLVPGGGIYYTMYNIIKEKPLAAFSKGIETFLISCSLAMGIVFVTSFLKIIKDIHRKKIVTRIISR, from the coding sequence ATGATAAAGCAGGTTTTATTTTCTTTACTTGCCACATTTTGTTTTGCAATAATTTTCAATATCAGAGGAAAAAAACTTTTTTTCACCTCTATAGGTGGTGGAATAAGCTGGCTCACCTATCTTTTATGCATAAATGCTGGATACTCCATATCCTTTTCATATTTTTTGTCCTCAATAGCCCTGACTCTCTTCTCTGAGATTTTTGCAAGGTATCTTGAGACCCCAGTTACCACAATTCTCATCTGCGGGCTGATTCCCCTTGTTCCAGGAGGAGGTATATACTATACGATGTATAACATTATAAAAGAAAAACCCCTGGCGGCATTTTCAAAAGGCATAGAGACCTTCCTTATATCATGTTCCCTAGCCATGGGGATAGTATTTGTTACATCCTTTCTAAAAATTATAAAAGATATTCACAGAAAAAAAATTGTCACAAGAATAATTTCTAGATAA
- a CDS encoding LytS/YhcK type 5TM receptor domain-containing protein, which translates to MLQLFNHLLNNIGYTITIAFFLSRLKAFRKIIEKEAFEARDKLILSLVFSTMAILGTYVGVDYNGAIANTRNIGVVVGGILGGPVVGITAGIIAGIHRVLIDINGITALPCGLATVIGGILSGMLYKNIGVNNRKIYGFVTGVIVENISMAFILIMSKPFHVAQDIVMNIYVPMVLANALGVSIVIAITESIQEDKEKMAGEQSKLAMEIANKTLPFFRELDNNSLKNVCRVIQESLGAKVVIITDQKYILANYSDDPEYLLTHKEIISESTKEVLRSGKLLVIESTDDETKFHCGLKDIHSAIITPLKEAEKVVGTLKIYYAENSSLSSRNRYLAEGLSQLISTQLEISRLERLKEMAAKSELRALQTQINPHFLFNALHTVSSFVRMDPSKAREIIIDLSTYLRFNIESGDKPVTLERELEQVKAYVNIERARFNGKINVHYFIEEEVKGRMIPSLIIQPLVENSIKHGILKSTHTGNVWISAYRDGKDLRVEIQDDGAGIDEKIIKRINSEDKKPERIGLYNVHSRIKLLYGRGLLIEKLEKGTRISFLVKSGEEI; encoded by the coding sequence ATGCTTCAGCTATTCAATCATCTTTTAAATAATATAGGTTATACAATTACAATAGCATTTTTTCTTTCAAGACTAAAGGCTTTCAGAAAAATAATTGAAAAAGAAGCCTTTGAAGCCAGGGATAAGCTGATACTGTCACTGGTATTTTCTACCATGGCTATATTAGGGACCTATGTAGGGGTAGACTACAACGGTGCCATAGCAAACACAAGAAATATAGGGGTAGTTGTAGGAGGAATATTAGGAGGCCCGGTAGTTGGTATAACTGCAGGAATAATTGCTGGAATCCATAGGGTTCTCATTGATATAAATGGTATAACAGCTCTCCCATGTGGACTCGCTACTGTTATAGGTGGAATTCTGTCTGGGATGCTGTATAAGAATATAGGGGTGAACAACAGGAAAATTTACGGTTTTGTGACAGGAGTTATTGTGGAAAATATAAGTATGGCCTTTATACTTATAATGTCAAAGCCTTTTCATGTGGCCCAGGATATAGTAATGAATATATATGTTCCCATGGTTCTTGCAAATGCATTAGGGGTGTCTATTGTCATAGCGATAACAGAAAGTATACAGGAGGACAAGGAAAAAATGGCAGGAGAACAGTCGAAACTTGCCATGGAAATAGCCAATAAAACTCTTCCTTTTTTCAGGGAGCTTGACAACAATTCTCTGAAAAATGTGTGCCGTGTCATACAGGAATCCCTAGGTGCCAAGGTTGTAATAATAACAGATCAGAAATATATACTGGCGAATTATAGTGATGACCCCGAGTATCTTTTGACCCATAAAGAGATAATAAGTGAGTCTACAAAAGAGGTTCTTAGATCGGGGAAATTACTGGTTATTGAAAGTACAGACGATGAGACAAAATTTCACTGTGGTCTGAAAGATATTCATTCGGCAATTATAACACCTTTAAAAGAGGCTGAGAAAGTTGTGGGGACACTTAAAATATATTATGCAGAAAATAGTTCCCTGTCGTCTAGAAACAGATATCTAGCAGAGGGACTCTCTCAGCTAATCTCGACTCAGCTGGAAATAAGCCGTCTAGAAAGACTAAAGGAGATGGCAGCAAAATCAGAACTTCGGGCTTTACAAACCCAAATAAATCCACATTTTCTTTTTAATGCGCTGCACACAGTGTCTTCTTTTGTGAGGATGGACCCCTCCAAAGCCAGAGAGATAATAATAGATCTTTCTACCTATCTGAGATTCAATATTGAAAGCGGTGACAAACCAGTGACCCTTGAAAGAGAACTTGAGCAGGTCAAGGCCTATGTGAACATAGAACGAGCCAGATTTAACGGGAAAATAAATGTTCATTATTTTATAGAGGAAGAGGTAAAAGGACGTATGATTCCCAGTCTTATAATACAGCCCCTTGTTGAAAATTCAATAAAACACGGGATTTTGAAAAGTACCCATACTGGGAATGTCTGGATCAGTGCTTACAGAGACGGAAAGGACCTCAGGGTTGAAATACAGGATGATGGGGCAGGGATAGATGAAAAAATAATAAAAAGAATAAATTCTGAAGACAAAAAACCCGAAAGAATTGGACTATATAATGTTCATAGCAGAATCAAGCTCCTGTATGGCAGGGGACTCTTGATAGAAAAGCTTGAAAAGGGTACAAGAATAAGCTTTCTTGTAAAATCTGGGGAGGAAATATGA
- a CDS encoding YhdH/YhfP family quinone oxidoreductase yields the protein MKFRAVRIFEENGEFIKKIVERSIEDLPEGDVVIKVKYTSLNYKDALSCIGNRGVTRNYPHTPGIDAAGVVTDSKTPDFKVGDEVILTGFDLGMNTDGGFGEYIRVPKEWVIKRPANLSLKEAMIYGTAGFTAGLSVYELMKDVKPEDGKILVSGGTGGVGSHAVRFLSKMGYHVTAVINGDQEKKLATELGAEETVNREVLDDKSGKALLKQSWAGVVDTVGGNPLSTAIRSASYGGVVTTCGNVAGGELPASTVYPFILRGVKLIGIDSVQCPKEKREKIWNLISKEWKGSNLESGIKEVDIDGIFDEVENMLNGRLIGRVIIQHRG from the coding sequence ATGAAATTCAGAGCAGTTAGAATATTTGAGGAAAATGGAGAATTTATAAAGAAAATAGTTGAAAGAAGTATAGAGGATCTTCCAGAGGGAGATGTAGTAATCAAGGTGAAATACACCTCACTAAATTATAAAGATGCTCTATCTTGTATAGGTAACAGAGGAGTGACGAGAAATTATCCACATACTCCGGGAATAGACGCTGCAGGAGTGGTAACAGATTCTAAGACTCCTGATTTCAAAGTTGGTGATGAAGTAATACTTACTGGATTTGACCTTGGTATGAATACCGACGGAGGTTTTGGAGAATATATAAGAGTTCCTAAGGAATGGGTCATAAAAAGACCTGCAAACCTTTCTTTAAAAGAGGCCATGATCTACGGAACGGCAGGATTTACTGCTGGACTTTCAGTTTATGAGCTGATGAAAGATGTGAAACCTGAAGATGGGAAAATCCTTGTAAGCGGAGGAACTGGTGGAGTGGGAAGTCATGCAGTGAGATTCCTCTCAAAAATGGGATATCATGTAACAGCAGTTATTAATGGCGATCAAGAGAAAAAACTGGCAACGGAGCTTGGGGCTGAAGAGACTGTAAACAGAGAAGTATTAGATGATAAAAGTGGGAAAGCACTTCTAAAGCAAAGCTGGGCAGGAGTTGTGGACACCGTGGGCGGAAACCCTCTTTCAACTGCTATAAGATCAGCAAGCTACGGAGGAGTAGTCACTACCTGCGGAAATGTGGCAGGAGGAGAACTGCCAGCTTCAACAGTATATCCCTTTATACTCAGGGGAGTAAAGTTAATCGGAATTGATTCTGTGCAGTGCCCTAAAGAAAAAAGGGAAAAAATATGGAATCTTATATCTAAAGAGTGGAAGGGATCTAATCTTGAGTCGGGAATAAAAGAGGTGGACATAGATGGTATTTTCGATGAAGTGGAAAATATGCTAAATGGTAGACTCATAGGCAGGGTAATAATACAACACAGGGGCTAG
- a CDS encoding aminotransferase class I/II-fold pyridoxal phosphate-dependent enzyme — translation MSQFTSKHSQGKYLSDGVFGVAKEARERKAEIGNDEVIDSTLGVFFTENEELGTLATFFEKYNELDSLKKAKYSEAIIGNKKYLDAVENWVLDDVKRDFYVRSVATAGGTGALSNTMWNHLDAGQAIVFPSIAWGSYKVMAKEYSLEMLEYELFDENDTFNIKSFLDNCREAVDKHGKVVAIINDPCHNPTGYTMSDVEWKEVIEGLNNISEKGPVILINDIAYMDFSFKGLKESRQYMNTFNNISDNVMVIIAFSMSKSFTSYGFRVGAQIALAKKEETVEEFKKITEFSCRSRWSNIPNGGMEIFSDIMGDADLLKKSNEERAEFVDMLAARGNIFRSEARECGLPIYPYKEGFFVTVRLSKEDTLDLQEALKKKNIFTVAVGGGIRIALCGLTQKKVKGLAFTIKETLDELKKG, via the coding sequence ATGAGTCAATTTACATCAAAACATTCCCAGGGGAAATATCTGTCAGACGGGGTTTTCGGGGTTGCAAAAGAAGCAAGAGAAAGAAAGGCTGAGATAGGGAACGATGAGGTCATCGATTCAACCCTTGGGGTCTTTTTCACTGAAAATGAGGAGTTGGGTACTCTGGCAACTTTCTTTGAAAAATACAATGAACTTGATTCTCTAAAAAAAGCTAAGTATTCAGAAGCTATCATAGGAAACAAGAAATATCTGGATGCCGTTGAAAACTGGGTTTTAGATGATGTGAAAAGGGACTTTTATGTGAGAAGTGTTGCTACTGCAGGCGGTACAGGAGCCCTTAGCAATACCATGTGGAACCATCTAGATGCAGGGCAGGCAATTGTTTTTCCAAGTATAGCCTGGGGATCATACAAGGTGATGGCTAAAGAGTATTCGTTAGAAATGCTGGAGTATGAACTTTTTGATGAAAATGACACCTTCAATATAAAGTCCTTCTTAGATAATTGCAGGGAAGCTGTGGATAAACACGGGAAAGTGGTGGCGATAATAAACGATCCGTGCCATAACCCCACTGGATATACAATGAGTGATGTAGAGTGGAAAGAAGTTATAGAGGGTCTCAATAACATATCTGAAAAGGGTCCTGTTATACTTATAAATGATATAGCTTATATGGACTTCTCTTTCAAGGGACTAAAAGAGTCTAGACAGTATATGAACACATTTAACAATATATCTGACAATGTAATGGTGATAATAGCCTTCTCAATGTCTAAAAGTTTTACAAGTTATGGATTCAGAGTGGGAGCGCAGATAGCTCTTGCTAAAAAAGAGGAAACTGTAGAAGAGTTTAAGAAAATAACTGAATTTTCATGCAGATCAAGATGGTCTAATATCCCAAATGGCGGAATGGAAATATTTTCTGATATAATGGGTGATGCCGACCTTCTAAAAAAATCAAATGAAGAGAGAGCTGAATTTGTAGATATGCTAGCCGCAAGAGGAAATATATTTAGGTCTGAAGCCAGAGAATGCGGTCTACCTATATACCCATATAAAGAGGGATTTTTTGTAACTGTAAGACTCAGCAAAGAGGACACTTTGGATCTTCAAGAGGCTCTTAAAAAGAAAAATATTTTCACGGTAGCTGTAGGGGGAGGGATAAGAATAGCTCTCTGCGGTCTAACACAGAAAAAAGTGAAGGGACTTGCCTTCACCATAAAAGAAACATTAGATGAATTGAAAAAAGGATAA